In Streptacidiphilus sp. P02-A3a, the DNA window GGTCCTGGTGCTCACGCAGTACGCCGCGACGGCCTACGCCTGCGAGCTGCTGGAGTCCGGCGAGCACTCCGCGGCGGCCTCCGGCTACCTGCTGAAGGACCGGATCGGCGGGGTGGCCGAGTTCCTGGAGGGGTGGAGTCCGTCGCCGCGGGCGGCACCGTCATCGACCCGGAGGTGGTCCGGCTGATGCTGCGGCGCCGGCAGATGAACGAGCCGCTGGGCCGGCTCACCTCGCGGGAGCGGGCGGTGCTGGGGCTGATGGCCGAGGGCCGGATGAACGCCGACATCGCGGCGGCGCTGCACGTCAGCCAACCCACCGTCGCCAAGAGCATCGGCAGCATCTTCCTCAAGCTCGGCCTGTCCGAGGGCGACGGCCACCGCGGGTGCTGGCCGTGCTGACGTTCCTGCGTTCCTGACCGCCCAATTTCACCATCGGTCAAGGACATGGCCGCGCGCCGGTGATTCCGAGAGGCTCGACCCGACAGGTTCGCCAGCAACCAACAAAGGGGCCTACTACATGGTCAGCAGCGTGGTGATCGTCGGTGGCGGTACAGCAGGCTGGATGACGGCGTCCTATCTGACGGCGGCATTCGGCGACCGGGTGGCGGTGACCTTGGTCGAGTCGAAGAACGTGCCCGCGCTCGGGGTGGGGGAGGCCACCTTCAGCACCATCCGGCACTTCTTCAACTATCTTGGCCTGGACGAGCGCGAGTGGATGCCGGAGTGCCACGGAACGTACAAGACGGCCGTCAGGTTCGAGGGCTGGCGCGAGCCGGGGCACGTCTTCTACCACCCGTTCGAACGCACCGGGGTGGTCGACGGCTTCCCGCTGACCGACTGGTGGGTGCAGAAGAAGCCGACCGGGCAGTTCGACGGGACTCCTTCCTGATCGCCTCGATGTGCGACGCGCAGAGCTCGCCGCGCTACTGGACGGCTCGCTCTTCGACAGCACCTTCGAGCGGGGTGACGACCAGCGCACCACACTGACGAACAGAACACCCAGTTCCCTACGCGTACAACTTCGACGCGGCGCTGCTGGCGAAGTTCCTCACCCGCTACGGCGTGGCGCGCGGGGTCCGGCACGTCCTGGACGACGTGGTGGACGTCGCCCTGGACGACCAGGGCGCGATCGACCACGTCCGCACCCGCGAACACGGCGACGTCTCCGGCGACCTCTACATCGACTGCACGGGCTTCCGCAGCCTGCTGGTGAACAAGGCGCTCCAGGAGCCGTTCATCTCGTTCCAGAACCACCTGCCCAACGACAGCGCGGTGGCCCTGCGGGTGCCGGTGGACATGGCCGTGCACGGCATCCGCCCGGCCACCACCGCGACCGCCACGGACGCGGGCTGGATCTGGACGATCCCGCTGTTCGAGCGGCTCGGCACCGGCTACGTGTACGCCAGCGAGTACTCCACCCCCGACGAGGCCGAGCGCAAGCTGCGCGAGTTCGTCGGTCCCGCGGCGGACAACGCCACCGCCAACCACATCAAGATGCGCATCGGCCGCAGCGAGCGCGCCTGGGTGAAGAACTGCGTGGCGATCGGCCTGTCCAACGGGTTCGTCGAACCGCTGGAGTCCACCGGCATCTTCATCATCCAAAACGGCATCGAGCAGCTGGTCAAGAACTTCCCCGTGGGCCAGGAGGCCACCGACGAGGGACTGCGCAGGACCTACAACCTGCAGGCCGCGCACGTCATGGACGGCCTGCGGGAGTTCATGGTGCTGCACTGGTACGCCTCGCGCCGCACCGACAACCAGTACTGGCGCGACACCA includes these proteins:
- a CDS encoding response regulator transcription factor, which produces MESVAAGGTVIDPEVVRLMLRRRQMNEPLGRLTSRERAVLGLMAEGRMNADIAAALHVSQPTVAKSIGSIFLKLGLSEGDGHRGCWPC
- a CDS encoding tryptophan 7-halogenase, giving the protein MVSSVVIVGGGTAGWMTASYLTAAFGDRVAVTLVESKNVPALGVGEATFSTIRHFFNYLGLDEREWMPECHGTYKTAVRFEGWREPGHVFYHPFERTGVVDGFPLTDWWVQKKPTGQFDGTPS
- a CDS encoding tryptophan 7-halogenase, translated to MAKFLTRYGVARGVRHVLDDVVDVALDDQGAIDHVRTREHGDVSGDLYIDCTGFRSLLVNKALQEPFISFQNHLPNDSAVALRVPVDMAVHGIRPATTATATDAGWIWTIPLFERLGTGYVYASEYSTPDEAERKLREFVGPAADNATANHIKMRIGRSERAWVKNCVAIGLSNGFVEPLESTGIFIIQNGIEQLVKNFPVGQEATDEGLRRTYNLQAAHVMDGLREFMVLHWYASRRTDNQYWRDTKTREIPDGLAERLEQWKVKLPDQNSLYPHYHGFESYSYRAIILGMGGLPVQPLPVLGLLDGTAADREFRLVADQAAALVEKLPSQYEYFAHLHGLPPAQRKAGTTR